The following coding sequences are from one Leishmania major strain Friedlin complete genome, chromosome 36 window:
- a CDS encoding putative cytochrome b5 1: MKEYTREEVAMHCTSQDYWVIVDGHVYHLDAEFVTMRHPGGLIILESAGKDGSVMFHEHHNSERVKPILVEYCIGKLKK; the protein is encoded by the coding sequence ATGAAGGAGTACACACGTGAGGAAGTAGCAATGCATTGCACTTCGCAGGACTACTGGGTCATCGTGGACGGGCATGTCTATCACTTGGATGCCGAGTTTGTTACGATGCGGCACCCCGGCGGGCTGATTATCTTGGAGTCGGCCGGCAAGGACGGGTCCGTGATGTTTCACGAGCACCACAATTCTGAACGGGTGAAACCCATTCTGGTGGAGTACTGCATTGGTAAACTCAAGAAGTAA